In one Pseudomonas sp. Bout1 genomic region, the following are encoded:
- the sigX gene encoding RNA polymerase sigma factor SigX: MNKAQTLSTRYDPRELSDEELVARAHTELFHVTRAYEELMRRYQRTLFNVCSRYLGNDRDADDVCQEVMLKVLYGLKNFEGKSKFKTWLYSITYNECITQYRKERRKRRLMDALSLDPLEEASEEKAPAPEEKGGLDRWLVYVNPIDREILVLRFVAELEFQEIADIMHMGLSATKMRYKRALDKLREKFAGSTET; the protein is encoded by the coding sequence TTGAATAAAGCCCAAACGCTGTCCACGCGCTATGACCCCCGTGAGCTCTCTGATGAGGAGTTGGTCGCGCGCGCGCACACGGAGCTGTTTCACGTAACACGCGCGTACGAAGAATTGATGCGCAGGTATCAACGCACTCTGTTCAACGTTTGTTCAAGGTATTTAGGGAACGATAGAGATGCGGATGATGTCTGTCAGGAAGTGATGCTCAAGGTGCTGTACGGCCTGAAGAACTTCGAGGGCAAATCGAAGTTCAAGACATGGCTTTATAGCATCACGTACAACGAGTGCATCACGCAGTATCGGAAGGAACGGCGAAAGCGTCGCTTGATGGACGCTTTGAGTCTGGACCCCCTTGAGGAAGCGTCTGAAGAAAAGGCGCCGGCACCCGAGGAAAAGGGCGGACTCGATCGCTGGCTGGTGTATGTGAATCCGATTGACCGTGAAATTCTGGTGCTACGATTTGTCGCAGAGCTGGAATTTCAGGAAATCGCTGACATCATGCACATGGGTTTGAGTGCTACAAAAATGCGTTACAAACGTGCTCTAGATAAATTACGTGAGAAATTTGCGGGCAGTACTGAAACTTAG
- a CDS encoding mechanosensitive ion channel family protein — protein MELDLWTQSLVAAMTALWTKVANFIPNLFGALVVVLLGFVVAKLLDTLLSKLLAKLGLDRLMGGTGLTKILGRAGLQVPISTLIGKIVYWFVLLIFLVSAAESLGLERVSATLDMLALYLPKVFGGALVLLVGVLLAQLANGLVRGAAEGVGLDYAGGLGRIAQGLVIIISISVAISQLEVKTDLLNHVIVIVLITVGLAVALAMGLGSREIAGQILAGIYVRELYQVGQQVRVGEVEGQIEEIGTVKTTVLTDDGELVSLSNRILLEQHVTSR, from the coding sequence ATGGAACTTGATCTCTGGACCCAGAGTCTTGTAGCTGCAATGACTGCGTTGTGGACCAAGGTGGCGAATTTCATTCCCAACCTGTTTGGTGCACTGGTGGTGGTACTGCTGGGTTTTGTCGTGGCCAAGCTGCTCGACACCCTGCTCTCCAAATTGCTGGCTAAACTGGGCCTTGATCGCTTGATGGGTGGCACCGGCCTGACCAAGATCCTGGGGCGCGCGGGGCTGCAAGTACCGATCTCGACATTGATCGGGAAGATCGTTTATTGGTTTGTTTTGCTGATTTTTCTGGTTTCTGCGGCTGAATCCCTTGGACTTGAGCGAGTTTCAGCTACGCTCGACATGCTGGCGCTGTATTTGCCGAAGGTATTCGGCGGCGCGCTGGTACTGCTGGTAGGGGTTTTGCTGGCGCAACTGGCCAATGGCCTGGTGCGTGGCGCGGCTGAAGGGGTAGGGCTGGATTATGCCGGCGGCTTGGGGCGAATCGCCCAGGGGCTGGTCATTATCATCAGTATTTCGGTCGCGATCAGCCAATTGGAGGTCAAGACTGACCTGCTGAACCACGTGATTGTGATTGTTTTGATTACCGTTGGTCTGGCTGTTGCGCTGGCCATGGGACTGGGAAGCCGGGAAATTGCCGGGCAGATTCTTGCGGGAATCTATGTGCGTGAGTTGTATCAGGTTGGGCAACAAGTGCGTGTGGGCGAGGTCGAAGGGCAGATCGAGGAGATCGGCACGGTCAAGACGACAGTGCTGACCGACGATGGCGAACTGGTGTCGCTTTCGAACCGGATCTTGCTGGAACAGCATGTGACTAGCCGCTAA
- the rraA gene encoding ribonuclease E activity regulator RraA yields the protein MNHYLTPDLCDAYPELVQVVEPMFSNFGGRDSFGGEIVTIKCFEDNSLVKEQAELNGAGKVLVVDGGGSLRRALLGDMIAEKAAKNGWEGLVIYGCIRDVDVIAQTDLGVQALASHPMKTDKRGIGDLNVAVTFAGVTFRPGEYVYADNNGVIVSPSPLKMPE from the coding sequence ATGAACCATTACCTTACCCCCGACCTGTGTGACGCTTACCCGGAGCTGGTGCAGGTGGTTGAGCCGATGTTCAGCAATTTTGGCGGCCGAGACTCCTTTGGTGGCGAGATCGTGACCATCAAGTGCTTTGAAGACAATTCCCTGGTCAAGGAGCAAGCCGAGCTCAATGGCGCCGGCAAGGTGCTGGTGGTTGACGGTGGTGGTTCCCTGCGCCGCGCGTTGCTGGGCGACATGATCGCCGAGAAAGCCGCAAAAAACGGCTGGGAAGGGCTGGTCATCTACGGCTGCATCCGCGATGTGGACGTGATCGCTCAAACCGACCTCGGCGTGCAGGCCCTGGCCAGCCACCCGATGAAAACTGACAAGCGCGGTATTGGCGACTTGAACGTGGCGGTCACATTCGCCGGCGTGACCTTTCGCCCGGGTGAGTATGTGTACGCCGACAATAATGGCGTCATCGTCTCCCCCAGCCCGCTGAAAATGCCTGAATAA
- a CDS encoding alpha/beta fold hydrolase: MQSSSNLFPVALISAERRGDLSEDVYRLKPGNSPDGTVELAVTRLGLADVPENRGVPVVLLHGSFSNRRFWYSPKGIGLGAYLAREGFDVWIPEMRGHGLSRRNHDYAKNRVADYARYDLPAIAAFVREQSGQVPHWIGHSLGGITLAAALGGQHLGAPAVASVALFGCQVSRSHWPLKLPPVEWTGRLLLKRVGQLSGPRFKRGPEDEPAGVLIEAMRWNGLFGRFGEGKQDWWKGLAAVDVPLLAVSAAGDHQDPDWACRKLFEQVGSEHRQYLCLGRQQGFSGDFGHVEMLVSKAAQAQVWPLVTRWLKHPLTPLTGAESRELEAV; the protein is encoded by the coding sequence ATGCAAAGCAGCAGCAACCTGTTTCCCGTCGCCCTGATCAGCGCTGAACGTCGTGGCGACCTGAGTGAAGATGTGTACCGGCTGAAACCCGGTAACAGCCCCGACGGCACTGTCGAGCTGGCCGTGACGCGCCTGGGCCTGGCCGATGTCCCGGAAAACCGGGGCGTGCCGGTGGTTTTGTTGCATGGCAGTTTCTCCAATCGGCGCTTCTGGTATTCGCCCAAGGGTATCGGCCTGGGCGCTTACCTGGCGCGTGAAGGGTTCGACGTCTGGATCCCGGAAATGCGCGGCCACGGGCTATCGCGGCGTAACCACGACTACGCCAAAAACCGCGTCGCCGACTATGCTCGCTACGACTTGCCGGCCATTGCCGCCTTTGTGCGCGAGCAAAGCGGGCAGGTACCCCACTGGATCGGGCATTCCCTGGGTGGCATCACCTTGGCTGCAGCCCTGGGTGGGCAGCACCTTGGCGCGCCGGCAGTGGCCTCGGTGGCGCTGTTTGGCTGCCAGGTCAGCCGCAGCCATTGGCCGTTGAAACTGCCACCAGTGGAATGGACCGGTCGCCTGCTCCTGAAACGTGTCGGCCAATTGTCGGGCCCGCGGTTCAAGCGCGGCCCAGAGGATGAGCCGGCGGGCGTGTTGATCGAAGCCATGCGCTGGAACGGCCTGTTCGGCCGTTTTGGCGAAGGGAAGCAGGATTGGTGGAAGGGCCTGGCAGCGGTCGACGTGCCGCTGTTGGCGGTGAGCGCTGCCGGCGATCACCAAGACCCGGATTGGGCCTGTCGCAAACTCTTCGAGCAAGTCGGCTCCGAGCATCGCCAGTACCTGTGCCTGGGGCGCCAGCAAGGGTTCAGCGGGGATTTCGGGCATGTCGAGATGCTCGTCAGCAAGGCCGCCCAGGCGCAAGTCTGGCCATTGGTGACGCGCTGGCTGAAACACCCGCTCACACCTTTGACGGGGGCGGAGTCGCGGGAGCTTGAGGCCGTTTGA
- a CDS encoding pyruvate, water dikinase regulatory protein: MKRSAFFISDGTGITAETLGQSLLAQFENITFSKFTRPYIDSVDKARAMVQQINLAAEKDGFRPIIFDTIVNQDIREILATSNGFMIDIFSTFLAPLEQELSEHSSYSVGKSHSIGHNSNYMERIEAVNFALDNDDGARTHYYDKADLILVGVSRCGKTPTCLYMAMQFGIRAANYPLTEDDMEHLTLPAALRAHQHKLFGLTIDPDRLTAIRNERKPNSRYSSYAQCEFEVREVENLFRRENIAHINSTHFSVEEISAKILVEKGVERRFK; this comes from the coding sequence ATGAAACGATCTGCTTTCTTTATCTCCGACGGCACCGGCATTACAGCCGAAACCCTGGGTCAAAGCCTGCTGGCGCAGTTCGAAAACATTACCTTCAGCAAATTCACGCGACCCTATATCGACAGCGTGGATAAAGCGCGAGCCATGGTACAACAAATCAATCTGGCCGCCGAAAAAGACGGATTTCGCCCGATCATTTTCGACACCATCGTCAATCAGGACATTCGTGAGATCCTCGCGACTTCCAATGGTTTCATGATCGACATCTTCTCTACCTTCCTGGCGCCGCTGGAACAAGAGTTAAGTGAACATTCGTCATACTCCGTCGGAAAATCTCACTCCATTGGCCACAATTCCAACTATATGGAGCGGATCGAGGCGGTGAACTTCGCCCTCGACAACGACGACGGCGCCCGCACGCACTACTACGACAAGGCCGATTTGATCCTGGTGGGCGTGTCCCGCTGCGGCAAAACACCGACCTGCCTTTATATGGCCATGCAATTCGGGATTCGGGCGGCCAACTACCCGCTGACCGAAGACGACATGGAGCACCTGACGCTGCCCGCCGCGCTGCGCGCGCACCAGCACAAGCTGTTCGGGCTGACCATTGACCCGGACCGCCTGACGGCGATTCGCAATGAGCGCAAGCCCAACAGCCGTTACTCCAGCTATGCGCAGTGCGAATTTGAAGTGCGGGAAGTAGAAAATCTGTTCCGCCGGGAGAATATTGCGCACATCAATTCCACGCATTTTTCGGTGGAAGAGATTTCGGCGAAGATTCTGGTAGAGAAAGGCGTGGAGCGGCGGTTCAAGTAA
- a CDS encoding OmpA family protein, producing MKLKNTLGLAIGTLIAATSFGVLAQGQGAVEGELFYKKQYNDSVKNIEDGFNPGARIGYFLTDDLSLNLSYDKTNHTRSNNGTGNQKIGGDTGSITAQYHFGQAGVDSLRPYVEGGFGHQSRSNVEDDGHKGRDQSTLAIAGAGVKYYFTNNLYARAGVEADYAIDNGKWDYSALVGLGVNFGGNAGAAAPAPTPAPAPEPVPEPEAPVAQVVRVELDVKFDFDKSVVKPNSYGDVKNLADFMKQYPQTTTVVEGHTDSVGPDAYNQKLSQRRADAVKQVLVKDGIAPNRVSSVGYGKSRPVADNATEAGRAINRRVEASVEAQAAQ from the coding sequence ATGAAACTGAAAAACACCTTGGGCTTGGCCATTGGTACTCTTATTGCCGCTACTTCTTTCGGCGTTCTGGCACAAGGCCAAGGCGCAGTTGAAGGCGAGCTGTTCTACAAGAAGCAGTACAACGATAGCGTCAAGAATATCGAAGACGGCTTCAATCCAGGCGCTCGCATCGGTTACTTCCTGACCGACGACCTGTCGTTGAACTTGTCCTACGACAAAACCAACCACACCCGTTCGAACAACGGTACTGGCAACCAGAAGATCGGCGGCGACACTGGTAGCATCACTGCCCAGTATCACTTCGGTCAGGCTGGCGTTGATTCGCTGCGTCCATACGTAGAAGGTGGTTTCGGTCACCAGAGCCGTAGCAACGTAGAAGACGACGGCCACAAAGGTCGCGATCAATCGACTCTGGCTATCGCTGGCGCCGGTGTGAAGTACTACTTCACCAACAACCTGTACGCTCGTGCCGGTGTTGAAGCTGACTACGCAATCGACAACGGCAAGTGGGATTACTCCGCACTGGTCGGCCTGGGCGTAAACTTCGGCGGTAACGCTGGCGCAGCAGCTCCAGCTCCTACCCCAGCACCAGCTCCAGAGCCAGTTCCAGAGCCAGAAGCTCCGGTTGCTCAGGTTGTTCGTGTTGAGCTGGACGTGAAGTTCGACTTCGACAAGTCGGTTGTTAAGCCTAACAGCTACGGCGACGTGAAAAACCTCGCTGACTTCATGAAACAGTACCCACAAACCACCACCGTTGTTGAAGGTCACACTGACTCCGTCGGTCCTGACGCTTACAACCAGAAGCTGTCCCAGCGTCGTGCTGACGCTGTTAAGCAAGTCCTGGTCAAAGACGGTATCGCTCCTAACCGTGTAAGCTCGGTTGGTTATGGCAAATCCCGCCCAGTTGCTGACAACGCAACTGAAGCTGGCCGTGCTATCAACCGTCGCGTAGAAGCATCGGTAGAAGCTCAAGCAGCTCAGTAA
- a CDS encoding zinc transporter ZntB: protein MFEEENAQWGLVHALVLDGKGGARSIARTELDELQLRPQESLWLHWDRSHPQTQTWLRTSSGLSEFACDLLLEENTRPRLLPLPDAELLLFLRGVNLNPGAEPEDMVSVRIFASAARVISLRLRPLRATDELLVQLADGKGPKTASELVLYMAQYLTNKVQDLVSDLSEIVDIEEEKLDADERYTPEHGSVLQIRRRAAGLKRFLSPQRDIFAQLTRIKLPWFCDDDADYWNELNNSLTRYLEELELARERVGLVLETEDRRLSLRMNRTMYRFGIITGIFLPMSFLTGLLGINVGGIPFSSSPYGFLIACLMMVSVAVGQWWLFRRLRWV, encoded by the coding sequence ATGTTCGAGGAAGAAAACGCGCAGTGGGGGCTGGTGCATGCCCTGGTGCTGGACGGTAAAGGTGGCGCGCGTTCGATTGCCCGGACAGAGCTTGATGAGCTGCAACTGCGGCCTCAGGAAAGCCTGTGGCTGCACTGGGATCGCAGCCATCCCCAAACCCAGACCTGGTTGCGCACATCCAGCGGCTTAAGCGAGTTCGCCTGTGACTTGCTGCTGGAGGAGAACACCCGCCCACGCCTGTTGCCGCTGCCGGATGCCGAGCTGCTGCTGTTTTTGCGCGGGGTTAACCTTAACCCCGGTGCCGAGCCGGAGGACATGGTCTCGGTGCGGATCTTCGCCTCGGCGGCCCGCGTGATTTCCCTGCGTTTGCGCCCATTGCGCGCCACCGATGAGTTGCTGGTGCAACTGGCAGATGGCAAAGGGCCGAAAACCGCCTCGGAACTGGTCCTTTACATGGCGCAGTACCTGACCAACAAGGTTCAGGATCTGGTCAGCGACCTGTCGGAAATTGTCGATATCGAAGAAGAAAAACTGGATGCCGACGAACGGTATACTCCGGAGCATGGCAGCGTTTTGCAGATCCGCCGACGCGCCGCCGGGCTGAAACGTTTCCTGTCGCCGCAGCGGGATATTTTCGCGCAGTTGACCCGGATCAAGTTGCCCTGGTTCTGTGACGACGATGCTGACTACTGGAACGAATTGAACAACAGCCTGACCCGTTACCTGGAAGAGCTGGAATTGGCCCGGGAGCGCGTGGGGCTTGTGCTTGAGACTGAAGACCGGCGCTTGAGCCTGCGTATGAACCGCACGATGTACCGCTTTGGGATCATCACCGGAATCTTTCTGCCGATGAGTTTTTTGACCGGTTTGCTGGGGATCAATGTGGGCGGTATTCCGTTCTCTTCCAGCCCTTATGGGTTCTTGATCGCCTGCCTGATGATGGTCTCGGTGGCCGTCGGCCAATGGTGGTTGTTCCGACGTTTACGTTGGGTCTGA
- a CDS encoding CrfX protein, which yields MHDPFEQSLRDMLNASSSNRDDDACLGRVLKTANRQVGAGDLFGLLGRWLPALMMALNNGSAHVSPVSRRKPLARTADKAE from the coding sequence ATGCACGATCCGTTCGAACAGTCTTTGCGTGACATGCTCAATGCCTCGTCCTCCAACCGGGATGACGATGCGTGCCTGGGTCGCGTATTAAAAACCGCCAACCGCCAGGTTGGGGCGGGAGACCTGTTCGGCCTGCTCGGTCGTTGGTTGCCGGCGTTGATGATGGCCCTGAACAATGGTTCGGCCCATGTTTCACCGGTTTCCCGTCGTAAACCTCTTGCTCGCACTGCTGATAAGGCTGAATGA
- the cobA gene encoding uroporphyrinogen-III C-methyltransferase, with amino-acid sequence MSAKVWLVGAGPGDPELLTLKAVRALREADVVLTDDLVNPALLEHCPSARLITVGKRGGCRSTPQAFIHRLMLRYARQGKCVVRLKGGDPCIFGRGGEEAAWLRLRGVEVELVNGITAGLAGATNCDIPLTLRGISRGVTLVTAHTQDDSSLNWRALAEGGTTLVIYMGVAKLGEIRQQLLEGGMSDDMPVAMIENASLPQQRECRSSLLRMQDDAQGFALKSPAILVIGRVAQATQAVDALASLQA; translated from the coding sequence ATGAGCGCAAAAGTCTGGTTGGTAGGCGCGGGCCCCGGCGATCCGGAGCTGCTGACGCTCAAGGCGGTACGGGCCCTGCGGGAAGCCGATGTGGTGCTGACCGATGATCTGGTCAACCCGGCGCTGCTGGAACATTGCCCTTCGGCACGGCTGATTACGGTGGGTAAACGCGGCGGCTGTCGCTCCACGCCGCAGGCATTTATCCACCGCCTGATGTTGCGCTATGCCCGGCAAGGCAAGTGCGTGGTAAGGCTCAAGGGCGGCGATCCATGCATTTTTGGTCGTGGTGGCGAAGAGGCGGCGTGGCTCAGGCTACGAGGGGTGGAGGTGGAGTTGGTCAACGGCATTACTGCAGGGCTGGCAGGGGCAACGAATTGTGACATCCCGCTGACGCTGCGCGGTATCAGCCGTGGCGTAACACTGGTCACCGCCCACACCCAGGACGACAGCAGCCTCAATTGGCGGGCGCTGGCCGAGGGCGGCACGACGCTGGTGATCTATATGGGGGTGGCGAAGCTGGGAGAGATTCGCCAGCAGTTGCTGGAGGGCGGCATGAGCGATGACATGCCGGTGGCGATGATCGAAAACGCCTCGTTGCCACAACAGCGTGAATGCCGCAGCAGCCTTTTGCGGATGCAGGACGATGCGCAGGGCTTTGCGCTGAAGAGCCCGGCGATTCTGGTGATTGGCCGGGTTGCCCAAGCGACACAGGCGGTCGACGCCTTGGCCAGCCTCCAGGCCTGA
- the ppsA gene encoding phosphoenolpyruvate synthase produces the protein MVEYVVSLDKLGVHDVEHVGGKNASLGEMISNLAGAGVSVPGGFATTAQAYRDFLELSGLNDQIHAALDALDVDDVNALAKTGAQIRQWIMEAEFPEKLNAEIRTAFAALSAGNPDMAVAVRSSATAEDLPDASFAGQQETFLNIRGVENVIRAAKEVFASLFNDRAISYRVHQGFDHKLVALSAGVQRMVRSETGTAGVMFTLDTESGFRDVVFITGAYGLGETVVQGAVNPDEFYVHKHTLEAGRPAILRRNLGSKAIKMIYGDEAKAGRSVKTVDVDKAERARFCLSDAEVSELAKQAMIIEKHYKCPMDIEWAKDGDDGKLYIVQARPETVKSRTSANVMERYLLKETGTVLVEGRAIGQRIGAGKVRIIKDVSEMDKVQPGDVLVSDMTDPDWEPVMKRASAIVTNRGGRTCHAAIIARELGIPAVVGCGNATQLLKDGQGVTVSCAEGDTGFIFEGELGFDIKQNSIDAMPDLPFKIMMNVGNPDRAFDFAQLPNAGVGLARLEFIINRMIGVHPKALLNYDGLPPDIKDSVDKRIAGYNDPVGFYVEKLVEGISTLAAAFYPKKVIVRLSDFKSNEYANLIGGKLYEPEEENPMLGFRGASRYISEAFRDCFELECRALKRVRNEMGLTNVEIMVPFVRTLGEASQVVDLLAENGLSRGENGLRVIMMCELPSNAILAEEFLEFFDGFSIGSNDLTQLTLGLDRDSGIIAHLFDERNPAVKKLLANAIQACNKAGKYIGICGQGPSDHPDLAKWLMEQGIESVSLNPDSVLETWFFLAEGQAPA, from the coding sequence TTGGTAGAGTACGTAGTTTCCCTCGATAAGCTCGGCGTCCATGATGTAGAGCATGTGGGGGGCAAGAACGCATCCCTCGGCGAGATGATCAGTAATCTTGCAGGCGCTGGTGTCTCGGTGCCTGGTGGTTTTGCCACCACGGCCCAGGCTTACCGCGATTTCCTCGAACTGAGCGGCCTCAACGACCAGATCCACGCTGCCCTGGATGCCTTGGACGTCGATGACGTCAACGCCCTGGCCAAGACCGGCGCCCAGATCCGCCAATGGATCATGGAAGCCGAGTTCCCCGAGAAGCTCAACGCCGAGATCCGCACCGCGTTTGCCGCGCTGTCGGCCGGTAACCCGGACATGGCCGTCGCCGTGCGCTCCTCGGCCACCGCCGAAGACCTGCCAGACGCTTCCTTTGCCGGCCAGCAAGAAACCTTCCTGAACATCCGCGGCGTAGAAAACGTGATCCGCGCGGCCAAGGAAGTGTTTGCCTCGCTGTTCAACGACCGCGCCATTTCCTACCGTGTACACCAGGGTTTCGACCACAAGCTGGTGGCCTTGTCTGCCGGTGTGCAGCGCATGGTGCGTTCGGAAACCGGCACGGCCGGCGTGATGTTCACCCTGGACACCGAATCGGGCTTTCGCGATGTGGTGTTCATCACCGGTGCCTACGGCCTCGGCGAAACCGTCGTACAAGGCGCGGTGAACCCGGACGAATTCTACGTCCACAAACACACCCTTGAAGCCGGCCGCCCGGCCATCCTGCGCCGCAACCTGGGCAGCAAGGCAATCAAGATGATCTACGGCGACGAGGCCAAGGCCGGTCGCTCGGTAAAAACCGTGGATGTCGACAAGGCCGAACGCGCACGTTTCTGCCTGAGCGACGCCGAAGTCAGCGAACTGGCCAAGCAGGCGATGATCATCGAGAAGCACTACAAGTGCCCGATGGACATCGAATGGGCCAAGGACGGTGACGACGGCAAGCTGTACATCGTCCAGGCCCGCCCTGAAACCGTGAAGAGCCGCACCTCGGCCAACGTCATGGAACGCTACCTGCTCAAGGAAACCGGCACCGTGCTGGTGGAAGGCCGTGCCATCGGCCAGCGCATTGGCGCCGGCAAGGTGCGGATCATCAAAGACGTGTCCGAGATGGACAAGGTCCAGCCAGGTGACGTGTTGGTTTCCGACATGACCGACCCGGACTGGGAACCGGTGATGAAACGCGCCAGCGCCATTGTCACCAACCGTGGTGGGCGTACGTGCCACGCGGCGATCATCGCCCGTGAACTCGGGATCCCAGCGGTTGTGGGTTGCGGCAACGCCACCCAACTGTTGAAAGACGGCCAGGGCGTGACCGTGTCCTGCGCTGAAGGCGACACCGGTTTTATCTTCGAAGGTGAGCTGGGCTTCGACATCAAGCAAAACTCCATCGACGCCATGCCGGACCTGCCGTTCAAGATCATGATGAACGTCGGCAACCCGGACCGTGCCTTCGATTTCGCGCAGTTGCCGAACGCCGGTGTGGGCCTGGCCCGCCTGGAATTCATCATCAACCGCATGATCGGTGTGCACCCCAAGGCCTTGCTGAACTACGACGGCCTGCCGCCGGACATCAAGGACAGCGTCGACAAGCGCATTGCCGGCTACAACGACCCGGTGGGTTTCTACGTCGAGAAGCTGGTGGAAGGCATCAGCACCCTGGCGGCGGCGTTCTACCCGAAAAAGGTCATCGTGCGGCTGTCGGACTTCAAGTCCAACGAATACGCGAACCTGATCGGCGGCAAGCTCTACGAGCCGGAAGAAGAAAACCCGATGCTGGGCTTCCGGGGCGCCTCGCGTTATATCAGCGAAGCCTTCCGCGACTGCTTTGAGCTGGAATGCCGTGCCCTCAAGCGCGTGCGCAACGAGATGGGCCTGACCAACGTCGAAATCATGGTGCCGTTCGTGCGCACCCTGGGTGAGGCGAGCCAGGTTGTGGACCTGCTGGCTGAGAACGGCCTGTCCCGTGGCGAGAACGGTTTGCGCGTCATCATGATGTGCGAGCTGCCGTCCAATGCCATCCTGGCCGAAGAGTTCCTGGAATTCTTCGACGGCTTCTCCATCGGCTCCAATGACCTGACCCAGCTGACCCTGGGCCTGGACCGCGATTCGGGGATCATCGCTCACCTGTTCGACGAGCGTAACCCTGCGGTCAAGAAGCTGTTGGCCAACGCCATCCAGGCGTGCAACAAGGCTGGCAAGTACATCGGCATCTGCGGCCAAGGCCCTTCCGATCACCCGGACCTGGCCAAATGGCTGATGGAACAGGGCATCGAAAGCGTCTCGCTGAACCCCGATTCTGTACTGGAAACCTGGTTCTTCCTGGCTGAAGGCCAAGCCCCGGCGTAA